The Natronoarchaeum philippinense genome includes the window CCAAGCACTTTCATCAGTTCCGGGAGTCGAGTGTGAGGTCAGCGACGGCCTCGTCGAATTTGAGACCGTGCCAGAAGCTGTCGATGTCGAGGCTGTACGAGACGAATATACGAAACACCTCGTGGAACGCTGTTCGGACATTCAGAGTCGCATCGACACCCTCTCTCAAGAGACGGTGTCATTCCCACCTGACCCCGTCGCGACCGAGTCGATGGTGGTTCAGGACTACGAGTCGATCGACAGCGGGGCGATCGCACCGACCTACTTCACCTACACGCTCGTCGATCCGGACGCTCTCGGAGAGCAAAAGATGGACGCCTACGTCGGAGATTCACGTGGACTCGGTAGAGAACGGGCACGTCTCCGCCGCTGGCATGAGAGGCGCTCGTCGGGACTGAAACCGTACACTGCAATGACCGACCGCTTGTTCAGCCTCGGCCTCGAGCGCGACATAGAGGACAAGGTTTTGCGCATCATGACACCGTTCGACGACGACACGTTCAACGAGTACGTGGCCCAAATTCGTCGTCTTCTCGAACATGGCTTCGAGCTTCGTTTGCTCACTCGCCATACGAAGGAACCCTGGGAGTGGCGGCGGCTTCAACGAAACCTGCTGAGCGAGATCAAAGAACATCGTGATCGAGTGACGGTGCGTTCCTATTCGCGGTTCAAGGAACACCAGCGTGTGACGCCCGATATGGACTTCCGCGATCTCAATGAAATCGGGATTCATGGCAAACTCCAGACGGTCGGTGCACCGGAGGAAGGGGCAGCACTCCTCGGGTCTGCGAACTTCATGGAGAACAGTTACGACTGGAACCCCGAATGTGGGATCTACACCGAACGAACGCAGTTTGTTGATGCCGCAGTCGAATTCTTCGACATCGTATGGGACATCTCGGCGGCTGACGAATTATCGATTGAGCGCTTGCAAGAGATTCCCGATCACCAGCTAGTACCAACGTACTATAGCTAGCTTGTCCTGCCTAGCAAGCGCATTTGGATCTCTGCCTCAGAAACATACGTTAGTATATAAGTAGTACAAATATGTAGATAGCCCAACTGGCGACTGAAGTTCTTCGCAAGTTGGCTCAGTCGATTCGTCGCCTTAATGGCTCATAGGCATGGGTTCTTACGGACTCAAAACCACCCTCACGACTCCACTTTTTGCTATATAAGCGTATTAGAAACGATAATACCCCATCTAATGGCGAGAAAAAGCGTGAGAGGTGTCGCCGATTTTTGCCATTGTCGACTTCACACTTTCTAAGGAGTTTATAGAAACCGAAATAGGATTTGAGTTTTTGTTTCCCACTAAAACTGCCGAAAGACGATGCTGGTGACAAATATAGCTTCTCGGGATGACACAAATGTGTGCAAACTGCCCACATCGGTCTAAAAATCGCAGGCCATCGAGACGACTCTGAAATCATCCAAATGATATTCTGTGTATCAACTCCCGTATTATAAATAATATTACTATTATGCAGCACGCTTGGCATACATCATGAGAGAATTTTTACTGTAATGTGGGCAGATTGCCCACAGAGTTCTAGAAATCGCAAGACGAAATCCGAAACACAATATTCAAAATCAGACATGTGCTAGGTAGCCCACTATACATAAGATGGTTTTTATAATTCAGATTTAATTCGCGTCCGGAATAGTTTGACTGATTATCATAATGTGGGCAGGTTGCACACATTCCTTGAGAATTGGTGGACGTGGCAAGAGGTATCGTATGAAAATTCTGGTATTAGGATGTTTGTCAGTATTACATAAACTCCTATACACTATTGGCCACCAAATTGAACTCCATCTGTTATTTCTGCGTTTTCAGACCCCACTGCTATTATTAACTCGTAGGTTTTGGCGAATCGCCATACTGCAAGGGGTCTAGTGTGTTGGAGTCATCGTGAGAACGTCTAATTGGCTCGCCAATACGGATCCTTCGAGATTGCACACAAGAGCGTTCCAGCGTGACGTCTTGAGCGACGTGGTTTCCTACCGAAAGTCGCCGCTGCCCAGTGATTCATCAGAGCCAACTCGTACAAAATTGGTCATTCGCACCAGCAGCGAACTCGACTCTCATCCTCTTCGGTTTCGACCTCACACGTGAATGAATCTCCTTCAGGGAACATGATGAACCGATCTTCTTCAACGTTTTTGACGCAGTCAACGTCCTCTATCTCCCAATTCGCATCTTCACCATCCTCCCATGTGTAGTAGTCATTCTCGCCTTCAACTGCAAAATCAAGGATCCCAGATCCACTCCCGAGAATGTGTTCAACTTGTTCCAGCGTGGTTGACTGAGAGATTCTTGGCATGGTCGAGTGTTCTGTGTTCACACAAATTAATACCGGCTACTTTGGCGGCGCTGTGTCACTATTTCAAAAGGGAAGTTCGTGCCACCGATGGAGGATGGCAACTCCCAAGCTTCCCAGGTGGGGACGACGTAATTTTAGAGCATACCACGCATCCCACTACGCGGTAGGCCGTCGTCCACTGGATCAAATGCGGTCAAGAGATAAAGATATTGGCCGCGTAGACTGGTGACTTACTTTATTCTGAAGAGGTGACCTTAGACCGAGATGGCGAGCTGAGCGAGCACAGAGATCGATGCGTACCTCTGGAGACGGGAGGTTACCACTACCTCCTTCGCTGATTCATCGTACTCAATCAAGCCCCTCGCGCTGAGTTTCGGGAGGTGCGTTTGGATCAGTCCGTTGTAGGCTGATTCGTAATCGCCTGTACTGACCTGCGTGGGCGGAGTTCCGGTCTCTATCCCTCGAATGACCCTCGCGATGTGACGGACTGTTACAGAGGCGTTCTCCTCGAACAGAGAGAGGTACCGAATGAGCAGGTTACGCCGTTCGTTGCCGAGGAGTTTGTGAACCGAAGCCGGTTGGGTGTCGACGTCACTCTTAGCTGCCATTCTTCTCCACCTCCGTTGAGGGCAATGCGATAGTTGCGTCTACTATTCCATCGTCGGACTTTTGCGAATCGTCCTCGACTATGTACATGCTGTCTGCTCCAGACAGCGCGGGTTCGGTGTCTTCACCACCGGGCCCACTTCTGTGGACCACCGCGCGTCAAAAACGTGTAGGTCGAGAACCGTCTTAACCGTAGGTAAATCGGCTCAGTGACCAACAAACCAAGCTTTGGGGTTCGCCTCTCTTAGAGAAACCGGGTTCTGTCAAAACCTCCCCCAGTTGATAGAACTCGTATGCTGGATAGAAGGGCTATCCTCACTACCGTTAGCAGTCTCAGGTAGAGAAGTTAGGCGAAAATCGGACAAAAAGCGGAGCGTGATCACTGCATTCGAGTCCATCAGCGTCATAATAACAGTCCTCAGGATTCAGGCTCTCTGATGCGATCACGTGGTCGAATCGTTTCCCCGTCAGGGTATCACAGTCTCCCGTAGGATGACTGATGTCTAGTGTATCGAGATCACCGTAACCGTAGATTGTTCGAAAGACATCTACCATCCCAACATCCTCTAGACCTGTCAGAATGTTGCACTCTGCGGCCTGCCATCGCTCCGATAGTGCATCGTCCTTCTCGCTTCGCCACGGAATCACCTCACCGTCCTCGGTCTCAGCCTTGGGTGCATTGAAGTCCCCTGCGAGTATTCGGGGCCCGGTCTCTTTCGCGAGAATGCGATTGTATACGTTCTCCAGAACCTTGATCTTCTCCTCTCCGAACATATTCCCAGGCACGGTCCGTACGTTCCAGAGATCAATCGTTGTGTCTCCGAAATCAACCTCTGCGTTGAGAATCTTCTCAGGGAAATTTGTATCCCAGTGCTTGCGGGTAGCGTCACCAAACGGGGGCTCACTGATACTTGGCGTCTGTCTACTGAGGTCTTCCAGAGCACTATCCTCGTGTATCGCAATGAGATTCCCGTTCACCCCGTTGAAATCTTGGAAGGGGGGCACGTCAAGCTCTCCGAGTTTGCGACTCCAATCCAAGGTATCCACGATTTCTGCATACCCGGCAATGCTCTCCAGTTTGTTATACCAGAGTTCACGCCGGTTAGTCGTCACTTCGTTGAGCATCAGGAGATCGGGACAGTCGGCATTCTCCACAATGAACCGAATCTGCTTGTCAATTCGGTCAGGTGATCCGGCCGGCGGAAACGCACCCTGGACGTTCCACGAAAAAACCTCCATACCGTCTATGTCTGGCTCTAGAATTATAATCCAATCCCAGCGTTTGAGATACGCGCGCTGTATTCCAGCACGACCGCTAATCTCCATCACCTGCTGTGGGTTTCAACAAGACCAGAAAAACCCACCTCCGGCTCGGGTACGTCCTAACGTGATAATATTTTCATCCGTTCCGGAACTACACTTCGACGAAGCGGAAAGGGAGATTCATAAGGAGGAACCAACTTAGCGTAAGACGGTGAATAGAATCTGTGAGATTTTACGTTCCTGAGTGGGACGACGCGGTCGATTCCCACTACGATTTCCGACACGACGAACTCTCTACTCTCGACCGTCAGGAGCGGGATCTAGATTACATCTGGGATATTTTCGAGCGCGACACAACCCCGATCGATGGCGTGCTAATTTCGCGTGAACAAGTTGAAGAGACGACTCGCAAAGCAAATCGTCTCGCCGAGTACGGGGTCTACGATGACCCGGTGTTGTCCGTTCCAGAATGGCTTCCTACGATCAGCGACTGCGGCGCGTGGGGCTACAAGTCACTCCCGTTCCCTCCGTACGGGAACGCCGAGATGCTTGACTTCTACGAAACGCTGGAGGTCACAGTCGGCGTTACTATCGATCACCTCGTTTTGGGTTCGGGGAAAGACAAGGGTCGTCTGTACCTCGACGAACGCGCCTTCCATACCGATTTCAAGAAGAGTGACATCCCAGACGCACTGACTGACGTCGTCGATTTGATGGTCGACGAGTGGCCCAACGAATGGCCTACTTACGTCGAGGAGTACGAACCGTCCATCTGTACTCAATCGAAGAAGGAGGTCGAGGCCTTTGCTCCAGAAGACTTCCAAGGCGACGTCGATACGGTACTTGCGCGATTGGCTCGTGATCCCAGAGCGGTGTACCGAGAGGACGACGCAGCATTCCGCTACGAGCTTACTCTCCGGAACGCTCAGGAGATGTACGACCTGTACCACCGAGGTAACTACCCGTTCCGGCTAATGGTAGCGATCCAGGGCTGGAACCCCGAGACGTATATCGAGGCCACGGAAGAAGTGCTCGACATTGGATACGATTATCTCGGTATCGGTGGCGTCGCTGGCAGTCCCATCCACGACGTCAGGCAAATCGTGAAGGGCGTCGGAAAGACTGTAAAGGAGTTTGAACGCGAGAATAACACTCGCATTGACTCGCACGTCTTCGGGTTTGCGAAGAGCGAAGGATTCGAGACGGTCGGTCGATCGGGGATGACCAGTTTCGATAGTGCGAGTATGCTCCGTTCGGCATGGACAGGAGGGCAGAATTACCGGCTTGACAACAACGAGCGATACGACGCGATTCGGGTTCGTTACCCATCTAACCGCGATTCTCTTGCAGAGGCCGTGGAGAAGTCCCTTCGAGGCCGCGAGACGCTAGTTGCGTTGAGAGCCTTCGATTCTGAGGAACCCATCGTTGACGCGCTCTATGAGTGGGAGAAGAAAGCAGAAAAGGTCCTTCCAGCCACTCGAGAATATCTACGTGAACACCGTCACGACGAGCAATACGACGCTTCGCTACTCCAAGAAGTCGAAACCGCTTTTAGAGACGATTTCGAGTACGCCCGAGAGCTCCAAGCGAGCTTCAGCGACAATCTTCGAGGAAAGCTGGTCAAACTTCTTCGGAAAGACGATCCCGAAGACCCGGTTAGCTTCGAAGAGTATTCTGATTTACTAACCGTCGCACAGCAAGAGTTCGAGCCTTTCCCGCGTATGACTACCATCCTTGAAAACGACGATCCTGAAACTACTTATGACGCGATTTGGACCGTCGTTCGAGATTACGCGACGTGGATCGGCGACGAAGACCTCTTAGAAGAGTACCAGCGTACACTGCAAAACCGACCTTGGGAGAAGTGCGATTGCTCGATCTGTACCGAGAACAGTATCGAGGTCTGTATCTTCCGTGGTAACGACCGCAACCGTCGACGTGGATTCCATAACACCCGACGGTTCTACGACGAGTTCACCGACGAGCTACCGAAAATCCTCATCGGAATTCGAGGTACGGCATCTCTGAA containing:
- a CDS encoding endonuclease/exonuclease/phosphatase family protein, with the translated sequence MEISGRAGIQRAYLKRWDWIIILEPDIDGMEVFSWNVQGAFPPAGSPDRIDKQIRFIVENADCPDLLMLNEVTTNRRELWYNKLESIAGYAEIVDTLDWSRKLGELDVPPFQDFNGVNGNLIAIHEDSALEDLSRQTPSISEPPFGDATRKHWDTNFPEKILNAEVDFGDTTIDLWNVRTVPGNMFGEEKIKVLENVYNRILAKETGPRILAGDFNAPKAETEDGEVIPWRSEKDDALSERWQAAECNILTGLEDVGMVDVFRTIYGYGDLDTLDISHPTGDCDTLTGKRFDHVIASESLNPEDCYYDADGLECSDHAPLFVRFSPNFST
- a CDS encoding DUF7344 domain-containing protein, whose protein sequence is MAAKSDVDTQPASVHKLLGNERRNLLIRYLSLFEENASVTVRHIARVIRGIETGTPPTQVSTGDYESAYNGLIQTHLPKLSARGLIEYDESAKEVVVTSRLQRYASISVLAQLAISV
- a CDS encoding queuine tRNA-ribosyltransferase tRNA-guanine transglycosylase; translation: MRFYVPEWDDAVDSHYDFRHDELSTLDRQERDLDYIWDIFERDTTPIDGVLISREQVEETTRKANRLAEYGVYDDPVLSVPEWLPTISDCGAWGYKSLPFPPYGNAEMLDFYETLEVTVGVTIDHLVLGSGKDKGRLYLDERAFHTDFKKSDIPDALTDVVDLMVDEWPNEWPTYVEEYEPSICTQSKKEVEAFAPEDFQGDVDTVLARLARDPRAVYREDDAAFRYELTLRNAQEMYDLYHRGNYPFRLMVAIQGWNPETYIEATEEVLDIGYDYLGIGGVAGSPIHDVRQIVKGVGKTVKEFERENNTRIDSHVFGFAKSEGFETVGRSGMTSFDSASMLRSAWTGGQNYRLDNNERYDAIRVRYPSNRDSLAEAVEKSLRGRETLVALRAFDSEEPIVDALYEWEKKAEKVLPATREYLREHRHDEQYDASLLQEVETAFRDDFEYARELQASFSDNLRGKLVKLLRKDDPEDPVSFEEYSDLLTVAQQEFEPFPRMTTILENDDPETTYDAIWTVVRDYATWIGDEDLLEEYQRTLQNRPWEKCDCSICTENSIEVCIFRGNDRNRRRGFHNTRRFYDEFTDELPKILIGIRGTASLNGYETIEDYLRAEHPDFWQQVHDLPVAEVGVLDAGGVREWWDETPTGVSLARSRMAENLGQQAERYQKVFLHTPDGEIDEHIVDAVEESNCTIQTFQDPSKLRQNALEACGENYIAGDDFLPHPPKINVQDGLDILVIDQCSGSKDIPEGAPVFDDKETLQFSREELLERDNVPGINAKDLYTGRQQEFVKEAVRRLKGEGHDVERYFISAGFGLVSEDEPLPPYEVTFSSMGVADIRERSKQLSIQADLEQVLNESDYDVVFFTLGKDYYTSIDIDNMVQNVRSDRIGVVFNRELVDDQFDNIVSVPARTEDAKNHGTIVVGLKGHYMKNFAHRIDSVESLEPEAIEGLCRRVEEEPTQMAFEKY